GCGGCCTGGGCCGCTACGCCGTTACTCGCCGCGGAAACGGGGCAGCAGCCGCCGGCGGCCAAGCACCAGCACACGGCCCCAGTCTTCCGTCACGTGGGCGCGGACGCCGCCTGGCATGCCGCGCAGAAGTCTCGCCGCCCGGTGCTGCTGTACATCAGCTCGGAAGACTGCCGATTCTGCGTCAAGATGCTCAAGGACACCTACTCGCACCCGCAGATTGCCGCGGCGCTGTCGAAGAGCTGCGAGCCGGTGGCTCTGATGCGTGAAGACAACCAAGAGTTGGTTAAACACCTGCAGATCCGCGCCTACCCCACAACGGTGATCGTCGGCGCCGACGGCAAGGAGGTTACCCGTATCGAGGGCTACCTGCCGCCGCAGAAGTTCGCCGAGGCGGTGTTCGGCCCGCCGCGGCAGGCTCAGCACGCGGTGCGTCCCGCCGCCGCGACGGCCCCTGCTCGCTAGCAGGCCGACGCTAGCCGATCGATACCGGCTCGCCGACGGCGGGCGCCTCGGGAAGCGGCGCCACGACCGCCGGGGCCTCGGTCGAGCCGTCCAGCAGCCGCACGCCGTTGGGCGCCTGCGGGTCGATCTCGAAGCTTACCGGGTACCGGAAGCCCTCTGGGGCCTTCGGCGCCAGCCACGGCAGCCTGCGGCAGATGCGGAGGGCGGTTTCTTTGCACGCAGGGCCGAAGCCGTCGAGCTTGGTCGAGTGGAACGACCCGCCCAGGAGGTTGCGGAAGTGGCGGTTCGCCAGGTAGACGTTGTTCTTGCGGACCGCCCGGCGGGTCATGTGCTCGGTGGACAGCGAGATGTTCAGCCCCGACGTGTTCACCACCCGGTGCGGCGTGTGCTGCGGCCAGGTGATCATCTGGCCCGGTTCGACATCGTACACCTCGGCGACCTCGTCGAGCTCGGGCCGGTACTCGACCTCCTCCGCAGCGTCGCCGATGAGCACGCTCTCGATCGTCGAGTCCGGCAGCACGCCGGTTTCCAGCGGGTAGACCCACACCCGCTTCTCGCCGCGGATGTGCCACAGCATGTTCACCGGGCAGTCCATGTGGTAGTAGACCAGCGCGGTGGGGGACGAAATCAGCAGGTTGGCCGACCTGTTGAACGTTGACAGGCCGGGGGCGGTCGCTTCTAGCTCGTCGTAGAGCTGATTGACCAGCGCGTTGTACTCGGGGTGGAAGTCCATCACCCGCCGCAGGTTCAACCACAGGCGGCCGTCACGCACCGCTTGCAGCAGGGTCGCGGCGTCGTAGTGCCCGGCGTCGCCCTCCCGCCAGTCGCCGCGGTTATTGGGGTCCACGCCCATGGTGTTGACCCCCAGCGCGCTCCGCGGGTGGGTCGTGAGCGTCTGGATGAGCCCCTCATCGGTGAACAGGTCCAGCTCTTGCAGACGGTGCCCGGCGACCAGGTTGCCGCGGTTGAGCAGGGCGGTTTGCGCGTGTGACCAGTTGTCGAGCAGCTGAGTGTCGCGTGACATGGGTTTCCCAGACGAGGAGTGAGCGGGCGGGCTGTTTCGGACAAGTCTAGTACCCAATTCGAGGGTGCGCAGGCGTTTGTAACCCAACTAACCGTGGCAACCGGCGCTAGCCTCCGAAGGTTGTCTGGGCGCGGCACGGCTAGTAGACTGGCCGCGTGCGGGGCCCCGTCGGCGCCAGTGCAGGTCCGACCGTCCTTCTGTTCAGAGATCTGCTAACTGGGCAACAGCGCAGTAGCTGCCTAGAACTCCGGTAGCCATGGGATTCGACCGCGTTTCCGTGGGGCCGCGGCGGACTTTGCAAGCGATTGGCACAGCCGTTGCTACTTTGGCCGCGGCCGCCGGGCCAGCAGCCGTGTGGTTTCCCTCCACCCTCCCGAACTCATCCGACGCCGAGCTACTGAATGTCAGCCATCGACGCCGCGGTCTCTACTCTCCAGCAGCTTGCCGACCCCGCCGACGACTTCCGCGCGGACGTTCTGGCAGGGTTGATGGGGAGCCCGAAACGCATCTCCAGCAAGCACCTCTACGATAAACGAGGTTCGGAACTCTTCGACCGGATCTGCGAGCTTGAGGAGTACTACCCGACCCGCTGCGAACTCGAGATCATGCGTCGGCACTCGGGAGAGATTGCCGAACAGTTTGCGGGTCCGGTTCACCTCGTTGAGTTCGGTAGCGGCAGCAGCCTCAAGACCCGCTTGCTGCTCGACCATCTTGACCCGTGTTCGACCTACCTGCCCGTCGACGTTTCTCGTGAGCACCTCGAAGCGAGTTGCGACGCGCTGCGGGCCGAATACCCGGGCCTCGCCATCCAGCCGGTGTGCGGCGACTTTACTGAGCCGCTGCCCATGCCCGAAGGTTTGGACCGGTCCGCGCCCACTGTGGTCTACTTCCCCGGGTCCACCATCGGCAACTTTGAGGAAGCCGCGGCGGTCGGGCTCTTGAGAAACATCCGCGAGATCGCCGGTGAGGACGGGCAAGCGCTGATCGGCGTCGACCTGCGGAAGGACGCCGCCGTCGTGCACGCCGCCTACAACGACCGCGAGGGGGTGACCGCCGAGTTCACCAAGAACCTGCTGCGGCGGATCAACCGGGAGCTGCGGGCGGACTTCCAGCTGCAAGACTTTGACTACCACGCGCACTACAACACTCACAAGGGGCGGATCGAGGCGGCGCTCGTCAGCCGTCGGGACCACCGGGTGAGTGTCGACGGCCAGCCGGTCGCGTTCGGCCGCGGCGAGGCGATCCGGACCGAGTACTCACACAAGTACACCATCCCACAGTTCGCGGCGATGGCGGAGCGCGCAGGGCTGGAGCTCGCCCGCCAGTGGAACGATACGCGACGCTACTTCGCGGTGCTGCTCCTGCGGGCGGCCCGCTAGCCGCCGGGTTATCTACCGAAGGGATCACGTGTCACTGCTTACCGAACCCCAGTCGGCCACCGACCGCTTCGAACGTGTCCGGCGGTTCACGGAACAGTTAACGGCCAACATCGGGCCCGAAGACTCCACCATCCAGTCGATGGCTAACGCCAGCCCGGTGAAGTGGCACCTCGCGCACACGACGTGGTTCTTCGAAACATTCGTGCTCAGTCGGGTCGGTGGCCATGAGCCGATCGACCCCGCATTCGAGTCGCTCTTCAACTCTTACTACAACACCGTGGGTGTGCCGTTCCCACGGCCGCTGCGGGGCGTGCTCAGCCGCCCGACCCTCGAGCAGGTCCACAAGTACCGCCGGGCAGTCGATCAGCGGTTGGGTGAGGCGATCGCCGAGGGGCTCTGCCAGCGGGACGCCGGCGCCGAGCGGATTATCGAGCTGGGCCTGCAGCACGAGCAGCAGCACCAGGAGCTGATCCTCACCGACATCAAGCACGCGTTCTCGATCAACCCACTCCAGCCCGCCGTGCTGCCCGGTGGGCTAGACAACGAGCCGGCGTCGGAGACGCCCGACGACGGTTGGACCTCGTACCAGGAGGGCCGCCGTGAGATCGGCCACAGCGGCGATTGTTTTGCCTACGACAACGAGTCCCCACGGCACCCGGTCTGGCTCTCGCCCTACCGCCTGAAGAACTCGCCGGTGACCTGCGGCGAGTTCCTGGCCTTCATCGCCGACGACGGGTACCGCCGGCCCGAGCTGTGGCTCTCGGAGGGCTGGAACACGGTGCAGGCCGAAGGCTGGAGTTCGCCGATCTACTGGCGCCGCGACGGCGACAGCTGGAGCGAGTTCACACTGGCTGGGCGGGTCGCCCTCGACCTCAACCGCCCGGCCACCCACCTGAGCTACTTCGAGGCCGACGCGTACGCCCGCTGGGCCGGCGCCCGGCTGCCGACCGAGGCCGAGTGGGAGGCCGCCGCCCAGATGCAAGCCGTCGAAGGGAACTTCGCCGACGTGCTGATGGCCGACGGGCTGGCGCCGCACCCCGCCGCGCGGCGTCGTAGCGGTGGACCGCTCCACCGGCTCTTCGGTGACTCGTGGGAGTGGACCTCCAGCAGCTACTCGCCCTACCCAGGGTACCGCCCGCCCGCCGGCGCGCTCGGCGAGTACAACGGCAAGTTCATGTGCAATCAGTACGTGCTGCGTGGTGGTTCTTGCGCGACCTCTTCGGACCACATCCGCCCGTCCTACCGCAATTTCTTTGCGGCCGACTCGCGCTGGCAATTCGCCGGCGTCCGCCTGGCGGCGGAAGCATAGCCCAAATGACCGCCGTCCAGCGGCGCTGCGCCCGACCTGGGCGATCTTGAACCCCGGCCTGCTTGCTCTGCTTTCCGCGCCGCTGATGCGTGGGCCGCCACCTGCGTATCGACCGACCAGCATCAGTGCTCGCCGCGCGCTCACTCTTCTCATCGTATCGGCCCCACGCGAGCCGCTGCCCGGCGTTGGTCGATAGTTTGCGGCTCAATCTGGCGTGGCTAGCGCCGTGCTGGACGCAAGCGCGCCGGGCGGCACGACTGGCATGCCTATTGCATCCCTTCGTCGACCACTGAAGGACGGCTGCCAGGCGACAAGCGACCCGGGTGGATCGCCCACGCAGCCCAGCAAACTGAACCACACTTGTGAAAGGGGAATAGGATGCGTATCTATCACTTCTTCAGCACGATGCTGCTGGCTGGCGTTGTCACGGTTGGCGTCAACGCGCAGGACGGCATCGAGGACATCGGCGGCACTCTGAGCCGTGGCGCGAACGACCTGGCTGGCAAGGCCCAAGTGACCGGCGACGCGGTCCGGGACACGGCCCGCAACACCGCCCAGGCCACCCGTGATGCGGTTGGTGATGCCCGCCGCGGCGCCGCCGAGAGCCTCGACAACGCCCGTCGCGACGTCCGCGAGTCCACCCAGGACGCCCGGGAGCGTTCCCGCAACCTCCGTCCGCGAGATCTTGACGCCAACGCTCGTTCGCGTGCATCTGTCAACTTCGACGACGCCGACCGCAATGCCGACTGGCGGTTTGTCGAACGCAATGGCGCGTGGTGGTACCGCACGCCGATGAACACCTGGATGGTTCAGCGTGATGGTCGGTGGGTCAACTACCAGGGCGCCAATCAGCGTCAGTATGGCCAGCAGGGCTACGCCGATAGCCAGGTGGTGACCAGCCAGTACGAAAACTACCAGGCGCGCACCGGAAACACCCAGGCCGGCTACGATCAAGAGTATCAGAACGACTACGCAAATCAGCAGGCGTCGTACAACTCGGCATCGCAGTCGCAATCTCAGGTTGGCCACCAGGAGTGGATGTGCATTGACGGCCGGCGTCGGTTGGTGACGGTCACAAGCGTCCGCACCATCGGGGACTCACGCGAGGCCGGCACAATGGACCAGGGTCAGCGTCCGCAGCCTGCCGATCGACAAGACGGCACGGCCTACAGCGAGCGGGACTCGCAGCGCTACACCGCCGCGCGTCCGCTGACGCCCCCGCCCGCTCCCTCCGCCGACCGCGCCGTGAACCGAGGCGATAACGTGAACGTGCCAGCCGCGCCTTCGCGTGAAGCCATCATGGGCGCCGCGGCCGGCGCTGGGGCGGCGGCCGCGATCGATTCCGGCGACAACGACCGCTGGGATGCAGACGCGGATGCCGAGGCTCGCACCGACGCGGCCGTCGATGAAGCGTCCGCTGAGGCGGGCGCCGAGATTGACGCCAATGGTGAAGCCGAGGCTGATCTTGATATGAGCGACTCGGCAGAGGGCGCCACGCCGGATGTGCCGTCTAACACCGACACGGACGCCCCGCTCGATATGAACGCGGACGACGGGGACCAGGAGTAATTAAACCCCCTGTAGGTTAGGCCCCCCTTAAGGACCGAGACGAAACCCGGGCGGATCTTTGATCCGCCCGGGTTTATTTATGCGCTGACCGGTCAGCTACAACTCTTGAACGACCCGCAGCAACCGGCCGCCGCCTGACTCGCCAGCCTGCAGCAGCAGCGCCTCGCCCTCGGCGCCGAACGCCACCGCGAGCAGCCCGGGCGCCTGGACGATGGGCGTCGCTTTCGCCGCGGGGCGGCCACTGGCGTCCACCGCCGCATCGATGCGGTACAGGCCTTCCGCCGGCTCTTCGCCTTGTGCGGACCCGATCACGTAGAGCAGCCGCGCATAGGGCCGCGGTTGGCTCCCGTAGGTGACCGCCCAGATTCTCTCCAACCCCGTCTCGTACCGGGCGAGCGGTTGGCCGGCCGTCGGATCGGACTCGAAGAACTCAACCGCCCCGCCCGAGGCGGCGGTGAGGTAGCCCTGGGGACTCTCGCAGAGGGCATTGATTGCGCCGGATAACTCGGCGGCGGTGCGGAACCGGCTCAGCAGCCCCGAGTTGTGCCGCGCCTTGAGCATGAGCGTGGGGTTCTCACCGGCCACCGCGTACAAGAATCGCGCGCCACGGCTCAAAGACCTCATCGGTGCGGCGACGGCCGCTTCTTCCTCGTCCAACCGCCGCACGCTGCTCAGCTTGGCCGCTCCGGTCGACTGCAACGCGTAGAGGGCAACCGCCGGTCGCTGCAGTTCGACGCTGCTCCACGCGACCACGAACGCCTGCTCGGAAAGGTAGGCGACCGCCATCGGCGTCGACTCGCCGGCCGCCAACTCATCAGGCGGGGCGGGAACCACCACGCGGTCGCCGCCCGTAGCGCTCCACAGCTTCACCGCCGCGGGGTCCCGCTCGGCGATCAGCACGCCTCCCGCCGGGTTGGGCGAGGCGGCCAACGCCACCGGCGCCCGCAACCCGTCTAGCAGCACCCGCGTCTCGGCGGCGAGGAGCGGCGTCGCCAGAATGAGCAGCGCCGCGGCTGCCAGCGGCACGCAGCGGCTAGGCGCCGGGTTCATTGCTCGCCTCATAGGCGGAGATCTTGTGCTCGTGCTCGAGGGTCAGGCTGATGTGGTCCAGCCCATTGATCAGGCAGTGCCGGCGGAAGTCATCGACCTCGAACGGCGTCTCAAAGCCGTGATCGTCGGTGAGCACCCGCTCGTGCAGGTCGGCGGTCAGCTTGTACTCGGGGTGCTTTTCGGTGCGTTGGAACAGCTCTTCAACGTGGTCCTCGCCGAGCACGATCGGCAGCATGCCATTCTTGAAGCAGTTGTTGTAGAAGATGTCCGCGAAGCTGGGCGCCACGATCACGCGGAATCCGTAGTCTTCCAGCGCCCACGGCGCGTGCTCGCGGCTCGACCCGCTGCCGAAGTTGCGGCGGGCTAGCAGAACGCTGGCGCCCTGCGCCTCGGGCTTGTTCAGCTCGAAGTCCGGGTCCTCGCTGCCGTCCGGCTTCTTCCGCCAGTCCCAGAAGAGGAATTCGCCGAAGCCGGTCCGCTCAATCCGCTTGAGGAACTGCTTGGGGATGATCTGGTCGGTGTCGACATTGGCCCGGTCCATCGCGACGACTAGGCCGGTGTGTGTGGTGAAAGGGTTCATGGCTTTCAGCTAAACGAGGTGTATAGAGAGGGCGACGCAAGAGTGGGCGTTCAACCCCACTCACGCACGTCGACAAAGTGACCCGCACAAGCGGCCGCCGCCGCCATCGCCGGGCTGACCAGGTGGGTCCGCCCGCCACGGCCCTGGCGGCCTTCGAAATTGCGGTTGGAGGTCGACGCGCAACGCTCGCCCGGCTCCAGCTTGTCGGGGTTCATCGCCAGGCACATGCTGCAGCCCGCCTCGCGCCACTCGAAGCCGGCCTCCTTGAAGATCTTATCCAGGCCCTCGTCCTCCGCCTGCTGCTTCACCACGCCGCTGCCCGGCACCACCATCGCGCTGACGTGCGAGGACACCTTCTTTCCCTTGGCGACCGCGGCCGCGGCCCGCAGGTCCTCGATGCGGCCGTTGGTGCAGCTGCCGATGAACACGCGGTCGAGCTTGAGGTCGGTGATTGGGGTCCCGGCGGCGATGCCCATGTACTCCAGCGCCTGGGCGGTGGTCTTCTGGTCGGTCGGGTCGGAGAAGTCGGCCGGGTTGGGGATGCTGCTGTTGACGCTTGCGACCTGGCCGGGGTTGGTGCCCCAGCTCACCTGCGGGGCGATGTCCGCGCCGTCAAAGCGGAGTGACTTGTCGTAGGCAGCGCCCTCGTCGGTCGGCAGCTTCTTCCACTGGGCGACCGCCTTGTCCCAGTCGGCGCCCTGCGGCGCGAACTTGCGTCCCTTGATGTACTCGAAGGTGGTCTCGTCCGGCGAGATCATGCCCGCCCGGGCGCCCGCCTCGATCGACATGTTGCACACCGTCATGCGGCCCTCCATCGACAGGCCGCGGATGGCGTCGCCGGTGTACTCGATGCAGTACCCGGTGCCGCCGGCGGTGGTCAGCTTGCCGATGAGGTACATCACCAGGTCCTTGGCGGTAACCCCAAAGCCGAGCTCGCCGTCGACCCGCAGCTCGAGCGTCTTGGGCTTCGACTGCAGCAGCGTCTGGGTAGCGAGCACGTGCTCGACCTCGCTGGTGCCGATGCCGAACGCCAGGGCGCCAAACGCCCCGTGCGTCGAGGTGTGGCTGTCGCCGCACACGATGGTCATGCCCGGCTGCGTGTAGCCCAGCTCGGGCCCCATCACGTGGACCACGCCCTGGTTCAGGTGCCCCAGCCCGTAGTACTGGATGTCAAACTCGGCGCAGTTGGCGGCCAGGGTGTCGATCTGCTGCTTGGAGATCGGGTCGGCGATCGGCAGGCTGCGGTCGGTGGTCGGCACGTTGTGGTCGGCGGTCGCAATGGTGCGTTCCGGACGCCGCACCTTGCGGCCGGCCAGCCGCAGGCCCTCGAACGCCTGGGCGCTGGTGACCTCGTGGACCAGTTGCAGGTCGATGTACAGGATGGTCTGGCGGCCCTCCTCAGCGTGGACGACGTGGTTGTCCCAGATCTTCTCGAACAGCGTGCGTGGGGCCGAAGCGGTCATGTCAGTCGGGTATGAGGAAAGGGGAGGGGGCGGCGTGCCAGAGCCAATCAAAGACCCTCAGTGTAAACCGCGGGTTCGCCCACGGGTAGCCGGCGGCCCGAATGGGGCTAACGCCCTGCGGGCTTTGCGGTTAGAATGCGAACCTCGCGGGGGCCGGCACGTGTCCCCGCAGTGGGCCCTCGCCGCGATGGCCCCCGCTGCGGTCCCCCGACCGCCGCTCAATGAGCCCGTAGCTCAGTCGGTAGAGCAACGGACTTTTAATCCGTGGGTCGCGCGTTCGAGTCGCGCCGGGCTCATTACTTTCTATCCGTATCCGAGAGGGTCTCACCTTCTCGGTTCCGTCACTTCCGTCTCTTCCGGGTCAGAGGCGCCAGATTTGACGCCTCCGCTCAACCGGACCTGCGGCGCCTCTTGAGCGGAGGCGTTGTTTGCCGGATCTCTTCGGCCAAACCTGAGGCCGCCAGTCTCGACATGTTAGGACATCGTCGTCTGGACCGCCGGTCGCAATACGCGTGATTCACGTCACGCCTGGCGAGGAGCCGCACGCACTCGAATGCTTCCCATGCTTGATGCGACTATCACGGGCTGTCCTTCTTGCCGTGTGCCTAGTGCCCTGCCGCAACCGGCCGGTGGGCGCAGAATGACTGACGCTCAGCCGCGTCGCCGTCGCGGTCTGGCTGGATCTGCTGTATACGGTGTCCCAGGGACCTAGGTCCATTGTCGATCTGCCGCACCGTCTGAATACCGGGTGAACGTCGCGGGTGGGGCGTAGTCCTGTTGTCGAGGGGCCGATGAAGATTGTCCGCTGCGACCGTGAGCTCGAAACGCCGCTGGTGGATCAGACGCTGAGGGATTGGGGGCATGAGCTGCTCTTGCTGCCCGAGGACGTATCGGAGGACGGACTGTGCGCGGCGGCAGCCGATTGTGAGCTGCTGCTGATGTGCTACACGCCGGTGTCGGCCCGGGTGCTGGACGCGGCGCCTCGTCTGCGGGGTATCGTGAAGTACGGTGTTGGGATCGACGCGATCGACATCCCGGCGGCCCACGCCCGCGGGGTCGCGGTAGTGA
This genomic interval from Posidoniimonas corsicana contains the following:
- a CDS encoding thioredoxin family protein, which encodes MTRLFIVLFAAWAATPLLAAETGQQPPAAKHQHTAPVFRHVGADAAWHAAQKSRRPVLLYISSEDCRFCVKMLKDTYSHPQIAAALSKSCEPVALMREDNQELVKHLQIRAYPTTVIVGADGKEVTRIEGYLPPQKFAEAVFGPPRQAQHAVRPAAATAPAR
- the egtB gene encoding ergothioneine biosynthesis protein EgtB, with the translated sequence MSLLTEPQSATDRFERVRRFTEQLTANIGPEDSTIQSMANASPVKWHLAHTTWFFETFVLSRVGGHEPIDPAFESLFNSYYNTVGVPFPRPLRGVLSRPTLEQVHKYRRAVDQRLGEAIAEGLCQRDAGAERIIELGLQHEQQHQELILTDIKHAFSINPLQPAVLPGGLDNEPASETPDDGWTSYQEGRREIGHSGDCFAYDNESPRHPVWLSPYRLKNSPVTCGEFLAFIADDGYRRPELWLSEGWNTVQAEGWSSPIYWRRDGDSWSEFTLAGRVALDLNRPATHLSYFEADAYARWAGARLPTEAEWEAAAQMQAVEGNFADVLMADGLAPHPAARRRSGGPLHRLFGDSWEWTSSSYSPYPGYRPPAGALGEYNGKFMCNQYVLRGGSCATSSDHIRPSYRNFFAADSRWQFAGVRLAAEA
- the egtD gene encoding L-histidine N(alpha)-methyltransferase, which produces MSAIDAAVSTLQQLADPADDFRADVLAGLMGSPKRISSKHLYDKRGSELFDRICELEEYYPTRCELEIMRRHSGEIAEQFAGPVHLVEFGSGSSLKTRLLLDHLDPCSTYLPVDVSREHLEASCDALRAEYPGLAIQPVCGDFTEPLPMPEGLDRSAPTVVYFPGSTIGNFEEAAAVGLLRNIREIAGEDGQALIGVDLRKDAAVVHAAYNDREGVTAEFTKNLLRRINRELRADFQLQDFDYHAHYNTHKGRIEAALVSRRDHRVSVDGQPVAFGRGEAIRTEYSHKYTIPQFAAMAERAGLELARQWNDTRRYFAVLLLRAAR
- the leuD gene encoding 3-isopropylmalate dehydratase small subunit; amino-acid sequence: MNPFTTHTGLVVAMDRANVDTDQIIPKQFLKRIERTGFGEFLFWDWRKKPDGSEDPDFELNKPEAQGASVLLARRNFGSGSSREHAPWALEDYGFRVIVAPSFADIFYNNCFKNGMLPIVLGEDHVEELFQRTEKHPEYKLTADLHERVLTDDHGFETPFEVDDFRRHCLINGLDHISLTLEHEHKISAYEASNEPGA
- the leuC gene encoding 3-isopropylmalate dehydratase large subunit — its product is MTASAPRTLFEKIWDNHVVHAEEGRQTILYIDLQLVHEVTSAQAFEGLRLAGRKVRRPERTIATADHNVPTTDRSLPIADPISKQQIDTLAANCAEFDIQYYGLGHLNQGVVHVMGPELGYTQPGMTIVCGDSHTSTHGAFGALAFGIGTSEVEHVLATQTLLQSKPKTLELRVDGELGFGVTAKDLVMYLIGKLTTAGGTGYCIEYTGDAIRGLSMEGRMTVCNMSIEAGARAGMISPDETTFEYIKGRKFAPQGADWDKAVAQWKKLPTDEGAAYDKSLRFDGADIAPQVSWGTNPGQVASVNSSIPNPADFSDPTDQKTTAQALEYMGIAAGTPITDLKLDRVFIGSCTNGRIEDLRAAAAVAKGKKVSSHVSAMVVPGSGVVKQQAEDEGLDKIFKEAGFEWREAGCSMCLAMNPDKLEPGERCASTSNRNFEGRQGRGGRTHLVSPAMAAAAACAGHFVDVREWG